The sequence below is a genomic window from Mesotoga sp. UBA6090.
TTCTTTCTGGGCGCTCTTCTCCATACGGTCTATGAATGGAGTGACGGCAATCCCATCGTTGGCGCTTTGACTCCCGTAAATGAAAGCATCTGGGAGCACCTGAAGATGGTATTCCTTTCGGGAGTTGTCCTTCTAGTTCTTGAGGTCATCTTCTGCAAAGAGATCAGGATTCCGGCCTTGATCCTTGGAAAGACTCTGGGCAAGTATATCATGTGCAGCACTATTCTTGGAGGCCTTTATCTCTATACTCTCTTTATCCATCATGTCATGATTGTTGACATACTGCTTATGGCTATTGCAGTGGCTTTCGGGCAACTAGTTTCGTGTTTTGTCTCTTCGAGG
It includes:
- a CDS encoding DUF6512 family protein; translated protein: MRFFQWEVFGFFFVFFLGALLHTVYEWSDGNPIVGALTPVNESIWEHLKMVFLSGVVLLVLEVIFCKEIRIPALILGKTLGKYIMCSTILGGLYLYTLFIHHVMIVDILLMAIAVAFGQLVSCFVSSRLEVGRTVAILY